A DNA window from Gammaproteobacteria bacterium contains the following coding sequences:
- the lptE gene encoding LPS assembly lipoprotein LptE, with product MRTQRLSLALSLLALLPPGCGFQPAGGLAPADGQAVALRAHGDTGRLVAELRRQAVGEGVRIVPHHETGALLLELRAARLDRRILAVSPRSGQAVEYRLEYAVDILLRGPDGALRVPWERLRTADDYVFAEQAGALGWPGDEELLHAELVRQTARRILRRLHTVSLLHR from the coding sequence ATGAGAACGCAGCGACTGTCGCTGGCATTGTCGCTGTTGGCGCTCCTGCCGCCGGGCTGCGGTTTCCAGCCGGCCGGGGGCTTGGCTCCCGCCGACGGACAGGCGGTGGCGTTGCGCGCGCACGGGGACACCGGCCGCCTGGTCGCCGAGCTGCGGCGGCAGGCGGTGGGGGAAGGCGTGCGCATCGTGCCGCATCACGAGACGGGCGCGTTGTTGTTGGAGCTGCGCGCCGCGCGCCTCGACAGGCGCATCCTTGCCGTTTCGCCGAGATCGGGGCAGGCCGTGGAGTACCGGCTGGAATATGCCGTGGACATTCTGTTGCGCGGGCCGGACGGCGCCCTGCGCGTTCCCTGGGAGCGGCTACGGACCGCCGACGATTACGTCTTCGCGGAACAAGCCGGGGCCCTTGGCTGGCCGGGCGATGAGGAACTGCTGCATGCAGAATTGGTCCGGCAGACCGCGCGGCGGATATTGCGCCGCCTGCATACCGTATCCCTGCTGCATCGCTGA
- the holA gene encoding DNA polymerase III subunit delta — protein MEVRFEKLSGRLLRDKPMPVYLVCGEEPMQRFEAADQIRSLARRHGYTDRRVLYAAEKGFQWQELRMLGRMPSLLAGQRLVELRLEAPGPGREGAGILAEYAERPSAETVLLVTLGKLDGKSRRARWYQALAQAGLVVQCWPVKASALPDWLIGRAAAAGAELAPAAARLIAERTEGNLLAARQELDRLILSGEDGDRLDEMAVAVTDNARFNVFELLEASLLGDLERTCRMLRGLAREGVEAVAVFGALRWELRRLCTLTEAMREGERPDSRLLARHRIWGTRQEAVRAVLNRGGASALYEMLAAALQVERVLKGTADRKKIWRVLTWLFLGLGGMDMRLLLEETRVGN, from the coding sequence ATGGAAGTACGCTTTGAAAAACTCTCCGGCAGGCTGTTGCGCGACAAGCCCATGCCGGTGTACCTGGTCTGCGGGGAAGAGCCCATGCAGCGTTTCGAGGCCGCCGACCAGATCCGAAGCCTGGCCCGCCGCCATGGCTATACGGACCGGCGGGTGCTGTACGCTGCCGAGAAAGGGTTCCAGTGGCAAGAACTCCGTATGCTTGGCAGGATGCCGTCCCTTCTGGCTGGCCAGCGCCTCGTCGAATTGCGATTGGAGGCGCCAGGGCCGGGGCGGGAAGGTGCCGGCATCCTTGCAGAGTATGCGGAGCGGCCTTCCGCGGAAACCGTCCTCCTGGTCACCTTGGGGAAATTGGACGGCAAGAGCCGCCGCGCGCGCTGGTACCAGGCATTGGCTCAGGCCGGCCTGGTCGTGCAATGTTGGCCAGTCAAGGCGTCTGCGCTTCCGGATTGGCTGATCGGGCGGGCCGCGGCCGCGGGCGCCGAGCTGGCCCCTGCGGCGGCCCGTCTCATTGCCGAGCGTACGGAGGGGAACCTGTTGGCGGCTCGCCAGGAGCTGGACCGGCTGATTTTATCGGGGGAAGACGGCGACCGCCTGGACGAGATGGCGGTGGCCGTGACGGATAACGCGCGCTTCAATGTCTTCGAGTTGCTGGAGGCGAGCTTGCTGGGGGACCTGGAACGCACCTGCAGGATGTTGCGCGGCCTGGCGCGCGAGGGAGTAGAGGCGGTGGCCGTATTCGGCGCCCTGCGCTGGGAATTGCGCCGGCTCTGTACTCTGACGGAGGCAATGCGGGAAGGCGAAAGGCCGGACAGTCGGTTGTTGGCGCGCCACAGGATTTGGGGCACCCGCCAGGAGGCTGTCAGAGCCGTGCTGAACCGGGGGGGCGCGTCCGCGCTCTACGAAATGCTTGCCGCGGCGTTGCAGGTCGAGCGGGTTCTCAAGGGAACCGCGGACCGCAAAAAGATATGGCGCGTACTGACCTGGTTGTTCCTGGGATTGGGCGGCATGGATATGCGCCTTCTGCTCGAAGAGACGCGCGTCGGAAACTGA